The sequence ACAGTTTTGTGTTCAGAgaaaataatttcataattaactTAGATAActcaaaataaagaaaataactcaaaagaaaataattttaaaagacaaaaaggAAGAGGGGCAAAAAACCTGTTGAGAATTTACTTCACTTCTGAAACTccatttagttagttagttagttattgcTGTATCTCAGTTTAGGTTTTTGTGTTTAAGTTTTGCAATTCGACTCCTTTTTGAACCGGCATTTATTTCTTTTGTTCATCTACTTTCTGCTACATTATTTCCAGATTCTCCAAATATTGATTTGACATACATCTTTTTTTGCTCCATTAAAGTTACAAGACCCGGTACAGAGTGCCTTCTCATATTTCCCCTGCGTACACTAATGTCTAGCCTCTTTGAATCCATAAGCATTCTGAATAGATTTTATGGTGTTCCATTCTCCATCCCAATATACAATTAGCTTAAAAGCTATGCCCCATTTGTACTTGATCTCTTATTGTTTGAGtagagatgtttttaaaaattcaattcccTTCTTTTATTCAAAGCAAGAGGGAGTATGATTGCAAGTCTCTCAATATGGTCCCCATTTAGAAGCTATTTCTTTCTTACCCAGTCCCAGTCCCAGTAGACTGATGAACTTAAGCAAACTGTACCTCGGATTGTTTGGCCTTTTTTGTGGCATATTTGATTTCCTTGTCACTCCAACTCTGATTCAATATAAAGCAGGTTCCTATCATCCtaaaaaaaacaataaccctGTGTCTAAATCAAGGATAGGGAACTTTTGATCATTTAAATAATTGGTGGGGGTAGTGGTGGGTTAGGGTGTGTACAAAAGTTTGGGCAGGAGGGCAGCATATCTTAGTTGAgttgataaaatggagagggggttCAGAGCATCTGTTTACATTCAGTTGGtgtggttcaattcctggcatctccagctaagtTTGTGAATTTATTGTGTCTAAAACACGGAAAAGCAGctatcagtcagtgtagactatatTGAGCAGgactgccaacttgaataaaatattgatgcccaggtaagccccatcttGCATAAGTGCTCACaaaacatttgaatggcaatttccatcaactttgtgggagcatggccccctcaaatattttattgtgggggctgaagcccccacagcccccaaAAGTGGACTTCTATGGTGCTGAGTAAAATAGACTGGAGGTCTCCCTCAATGaaaggcaggtgtgtgtgtgtgtgtgtgtgtgtgtgtgtgtgtgtgtgtgtgtgtgtaggaaaggGAACAAGACCTTCAGATTTCCCATCTCCACTGCAAACATTAGTGAGCTAGTTGGAGCAATGGCTTTGCTCCGTATAAGTCACCTTCAGGTGTTCCTATGAACAATGTATGATCCACTGGGATTGGAGTCTCAGGACCCAGTCAAGAAGAAGCTGCAATGAGTTGGTGGGATGTCACGGGTGAAGAAATGTGGATATTGTTtggatttattttatatttaatatatgttaaagtatggATTGGAATATGTAACTGTCTAACAAAAGTATATCAAATAAAAacgaataataaaaaagaataatgcCAGATAACACAAAGATGCACTTTTTGCTGATTTCACCAAAGACTGTGATGGAAGCATCTCATTACTGTCTCCTTTCTCCCTTTCCAATATTCACAGTGATATGCAAAAAAAGAATGCTGGGTGTAAACCGGACAATGGTGAGTGAGTTTGTCTTGCTTGGCCTTTCTGAAACCTGGGCAATCCAACTCTTCTTatttgtcttcctcctcctcctctacatgGCCATTGTCTTCAGCAACACTCTCATTTTCTCAGCCATTTTCCGGGATCACCGTCTCTCAGATTCACCCATGTTCTTTCTGCTGGGTCACTTGGCTTTCCTGGACCTCTGCCTGTCCTCCTTTGCCATCCCAAGATATCTCTTGGATTTCATTGCCCAACATCAGATCATCTCCTTCCAGGGCTGCATGGCACAAATCTTCTTTCTCCATGTGTTTGTAGGAAGTGAGATGCTCCTGCTGGTAGCCATGGCAATTGACCGGTATGTGGCCATTTCCCATCCCCTCCGTTATGCCTCACTTATGAGCCGGCCTCATTGCATGGCACTTCTCCTTGCTTCATGGGCTGGTGGGCTCCTCCATGGCACTGTGCAATTGGGTTTCATTATTAATGTGCCTTTCTGTGGGCCCAATCAAGTGGACAGTTTCTTCTGTGACCTCCCATTGGTCATCAAGTTGGCTTGCATTGACACAAATCCCTTGGAGGTCATGATGGTCACCAACAGTGGAATTTTGTCACTAGTTTCTTTTATTGGCCTGCTCATCTCATATGGATTCATCCTCTACACAATCCACTCCAGGGGTCCCTCTGAAGGGACCACCAAGGCTGCCTCCACATGCACCTCTCACCTCATTGTGGTCACCATGTACTTTGGGCCCTGTTTGTTTATTTACCTGCGTCCATCAGCCCGGTTCATGATTGATAAAGTGCTTTCTGTCTTCTATACCTGTGTCACCCCCTTGCTAAACCCAACCATCTATGCTTTGAAGAACAAGGAGATAAAGGCTGCAATTAGAAGCCTTTCAGCAAGGCTTTCTGGGCAGGTTTCCACTCAGGGACGTCCCCAACATTAGACAGCATGAGGCGGCCACCTCTAGCAGCTGATTATGGCTGTCACAGAATAATAGCAAATGGTCAgttatttaatttgcatt comes from Podarcis raffonei isolate rPodRaf1 chromosome 13, rPodRaf1.pri, whole genome shotgun sequence and encodes:
- the LOC128398954 gene encoding olfactory receptor 4K14-like, whose translation is MLGVNRTMVSEFVLLGLSETWAIQLFLFVFLLLLYMAIVFSNTLIFSAIFRDHRLSDSPMFFLLGHLAFLDLCLSSFAIPRYLLDFIAQHQIISFQGCMAQIFFLHVFVGSEMLLLVAMAIDRYVAISHPLRYASLMSRPHCMALLLASWAGGLLHGTVQLGFIINVPFCGPNQVDSFFCDLPLVIKLACIDTNPLEVMMVTNSGILSLVSFIGLLISYGFILYTIHSRGPSEGTTKAASTCTSHLIVVTMYFGPCLFIYLRPSARFMIDKVLSVFYTCVTPLLNPTIYALKNKEIKAAIRSLSARLSGQVSTQGRPQH